In a single window of the Sulfurimonas sp. hsl 1-7 genome:
- a CDS encoding glucose-6-phosphate isomerase: MHYRHNFNPTISDEEIFNKILDEQELIGYYNLPLQDPTIYKEYAKTVKQKNIVVIGIGGSTLGTYAIYKYLKHSKELSKKLYFLETTDPIDIESKLENVDLNDTLFIVISKSGTTIETISIFKYIHSLVSIDKNNCVVVTEHDSKLKTYADANGMKSFEIPKNVGGRFSVFSAVGLLPLAIVGINIDDLLKGAQMVHQSFFNKRNFYKRLINKARFLVEYKNSFNVNVVFSYSSRLEGFNKWYIQLWGESLGKVDINSTRQGLTPIGIIGPIDQHSFLQLIIEGKRDKTVTVIKVENFYNHLKIPAVKLEGLEELDYIDNLEFSNLINKQADATIESINNVNDIPCDVITIDGMCESAIAALMYEYELLTSLCAKFMYIDAYNQPGVESGKKILKEKLIKNI; encoded by the coding sequence ATGCATTACAGACACAATTTTAATCCTACAATATCAGACGAAGAGATCTTTAATAAGATTTTAGATGAACAAGAGCTTATAGGTTATTATAATCTTCCTTTACAAGATCCTACTATATATAAAGAGTATGCTAAAACTGTAAAACAAAAAAATATTGTAGTGATTGGAATCGGGGGGAGTACACTCGGTACTTATGCGATCTATAAATACCTCAAACACTCTAAAGAACTCAGTAAAAAACTCTATTTTTTAGAAACTACGGATCCTATTGATATAGAGTCAAAACTGGAAAATGTTGATCTCAACGATACTCTTTTTATTGTAATATCTAAGTCGGGTACAACAATAGAGACTATATCTATCTTCAAATATATCCATTCCCTTGTAAGTATTGATAAAAATAATTGTGTCGTAGTAACTGAACATGATTCAAAACTAAAAACCTATGCCGATGCAAACGGAATGAAAAGTTTTGAAATCCCTAAAAATGTAGGCGGAAGATTTTCTGTTTTTTCTGCTGTCGGACTTTTACCTTTAGCGATCGTGGGTATCAATATAGACGATCTTTTAAAAGGTGCACAAATGGTGCACCAATCATTTTTTAATAAAAGAAACTTCTATAAGCGTTTGATCAATAAAGCGAGATTTTTAGTTGAGTATAAAAACAGTTTTAACGTAAATGTAGTTTTCTCTTATTCATCAAGACTTGAAGGGTTTAACAAGTGGTACATTCAGCTCTGGGGTGAATCGCTTGGAAAAGTTGATATAAACTCTACGAGACAAGGTTTAACACCTATCGGAATTATCGGACCTATCGATCAACACTCGTTTTTACAGCTTATTATTGAAGGGAAACGTGATAAAACCGTAACGGTAATCAAGGTGGAAAATTTCTATAACCATCTTAAAATTCCTGCCGTGAAGCTTGAAGGTTTAGAAGAGTTAGATTACATTGACAACTTGGAGTTCTCAAATCTTATCAATAAACAAGCAGATGCAACTATAGAGTCTATAAACAATGTCAATGATATCCCTTGTGATGTTATAACGATAGACGGGATGTGTGAGAGTGCCATTGCAGCATTAATGTATGAATATGAACTATTAACATCTTTATGTGCAAAATTTATGTACATCGATGCCTATAATCAACCGGGTGTTGAGAGCGGTAAAAAGATCTTGAAAGAAAAATTGATAAAAAATATTTAA
- a CDS encoding ComEA family DNA-binding protein, translated as MKVLLSLLIGFSFLFSSVDINNADKSQLMQLKGVGAKKADSIITYREAHCFTNIAELEKVKGLGKKFIEKNKDNISVGACKK; from the coding sequence ATGAAGGTTTTACTTAGTTTACTAATAGGGTTTAGTTTTTTATTTTCGTCTGTTGATATTAACAATGCAGATAAGTCTCAATTGATGCAGTTAAAAGGGGTCGGTGCAAAAAAAGCTGATTCTATTATCACTTATAGAGAGGCGCATTGTTTTACTAACATTGCTGAACTTGAAAAAGTGAAAGGTCTTGGTAAAAAGTTTATAGAAAAAAACAAGGACAACATCTCAGTAGGTGCTTGTAAAAAGTAA